A stretch of DNA from Synechococcus sp. JA-3-3Ab:
AACAAGCGGGGCCGGCGCTACAGCCACTGGACCCGCGACTGCTGGGGCTACGACGCCCAGAGCGACAACCTCTATCTGGCCATTCCCTTCGCCCTGGTTCTACGTCCTGGCCTCTCCTACGGCCTTTTTCTGCACTGCACCCACTGGAGCCAGTTCGACCTGGGCCAGGCGGATCCTAAACAGTGGGCCATCGAAGTGCGCGCCCCCGAGCTGGACTACTACCTCATCTACGGCCCCACCCCCGCCCTGGTGCTCCAGACCTACACCCAGCTCACCGGGCGAACCACCCTGCCTCCTCTCTGGGCCCTCGGCTACCAGCAGTGTCGCTGGAGCTACGCCAGCGCCGCCCAGGTTCTGGCTGTCGCCAAGCAATTTCGCCAGCGCCAGATCCCCTGCGACGCCATCTACCTGGATATTGACTACATGCGCGGCTACCGGGTCTTTACCTGGGATCCCCGCCGTTTCCCTGAACCAGCCCAGCTCATGGCCCAGCTTCACGAAGCCGGCTTCCGAGGGGTAGCCATTGTCGATCCCGGCGTCAAGTTCGATCCCGAAGCTGACTACGCCGTCTTTGACGAGGGCCTGGCCCAGGACTTCTTCATTCGCCGCGCCGATGGCCACCTCTTCCACGGCTATGTTTGGCCGGGCAAAGTCCTCTTTCCCGACTTCTCGTGCCCCGAAGTGCGGCGGTGGTGGGGATCCTGGCAACGGGTTCTCACCCAAGCCGGTGTGGATGGCATCTGGAACGACATGAACGAGCCGGCCCTCAACGACCGCCCCTTCGGCGACGGCGGCCAGATCGTGGATATCCCCCCCGACGCCCCCCAAGGCCCTCCTGAGGAGCGCACCACCCACGCCGAGGTACACAACCTCTACGGCCTGCTCATGGCCCGCGCCTCCCGCGAGGGTCTAGAACAGCTCAACCCTGCCCGGCGCCCCTTTGTCCTCACCCGCTCCGGCTTTGCCGGGATCCAGCGCTGGGCTGCCGTCTGGACAGGCGACAACCAATCCTCCTGGGAACACCTGGAGATGTCCCTGCCCATGCTCCTCAACCTGGGCCTGTCGGGAGTTAGCTTTGTCGGGGCCGACATCGGCGGCTTCGGGGGCAATGCCACTCCTGAACTGTTTGCCCGCTGGATGCAAATGGGGATCCTCTACCCCCTCATGCGCGGCCACAGCGCCCTGGGCACCCGTCCCCACGAGCCCTGGAGCTTTGGCCCTGAGGTGGAAGCCATTGCTCGGCAGGCCATCCAGCTTCGCTACCGGCTTCTGCCCTACCTCTACAGCCTCTTCTGGGAGTCCAGCCAAACCGGCTCCCCCATCCTGCGCCCCCTGTTCTACGAATTTCCCGACGATCCCCAGACCTACGAGATCTCGGATCAAGCCCTGCTGGGATCCGCTCTTCTGGCTGCCCCCGTCGTCCGCCCCGGCGTCCGCTGCCGCGCCGTCTATCTCCCCGCAGGCACTTGGTTTGACTGGTGGACAGGCCAAGCCCAGCGCGGCCCCGGCTCCATCCTCGTCCCCGCCTCTCTGGAGCAGCTTCCCCTGTTTGTGCGCGGCGGCTCCATCCTTCCCCTGGCTCCTCCCTGCCAATCCACCGCCCACCTGCGCCGCGACCAGCTCCACCTCCGCCTCTATCCCGGCGACGGCAGTTTCACCCTCTACGAAGACGACGGCCAAACCCTCGCCTACCAAAGCGGCCATTGGGCCACCACCACTTTCTGCCTGCGCCAAGAAGCCCACCAGCTCGTCCTGGAGATCCAGCCGCGCCAGGGCAGTTGGATCCCGCCCCAACGCAACTGGATCCTCGAGCCCCTCGGCCAGAGCCCGCTTATTTTGGCAGACAGCGGACAAGCCCAGCAGATTCGCCTGCCCACTCCAGAAGGATCCCGCCCCTAGCCCACTGCCCTCACCGCCTCCAGCAGTTCGCGGTTGTCCCGCTTGAAGATGGGCAGCCACTCCACATGCTGATAGCGCAGGATCCCTTGGCTGTCCACCACAAAATAGGCCCGCCGCGTCCCCAAAAAACTGTCTACCCCATAGAGCTGGCTCACCTTCCTATCCACATCGCTTAGGAGGGGAAACTCCAGCTTAAGCTGCTCGGCAAAAGCTTCGTGTCGAGAGAGGGGATCGCTACTGATGCCCAGGATCTCACACCCTGCCGCCCGAAAAGCTCCCCAATCCTCCCGAAAGCAGCGCATCTCGCTTGTGCACACCGGCGAGAAGTCCGCCGGGTAAAAAGCCAGCAACACCTTGCTCTTGCCTCGGTAGGCCCCCAGCGAAATCGTCGCCCCCTTCGGGATCCCTTTCCCCACTGCAGGCAGGTTGAAGTCAGGAGCTGCAGTCCCAATCACAATCCCCATAAAGCCGTCCGAAACCTTAAGATCCCCTCACCAGTCTAACGGCGAATCCGGATCCCTTGCTGCGTCTGGAGGGGTTATGGTGGGTGGTATTGACATATGGGTTGAGGTGGGGGTAGGGTAGTAAAGCGCCAGCAAGGCCACCGGCCACGGCGCGCCAGAACCTTGACAAGTAACAGCAGTCAACCACCCGGGGACAGAGAGCTTCTGGGGTTTAAAGGACCGCGGGAGCCCTGTTCTGACAAGCACTCAACCCTGTCAAGCTTTTGAGACGAGCTCTTTGTTTTCTACGAAGAGTTTGATCCTGGCTCAGGATGAACGCTGGCGGTATGCCTAACACATGCAAGTCGGACGGACACCTTCGGGTGTCAGTGGCGGACGGGTGAGTAACGCGTAGGAATCTACCCCTAGGAGGGGGATAACAGCTGGAAACGGCTGCTAATACCCCATACAGGCGCGAGCTGAAAGGAGCAATCCGCCTAGGGATGAGCCTGCGTCGGATTAGCTAGTTGGTGGGGTAATGGCCTACCAAGGCGACGATCCGTAGCGGGTCTGAGAGGATGGCCCGCCACACTGGGACTGAGACACGGCCCAGACTCCTACGGGAGGCAGCAGTGGGGAATTTTCCGCAATGGGCGAAAGCCTGACGGAGCAATACCGCGTGAGGGAGGAAGGCCTTCGGGTTGTAAACCTCTTTTCTGGGGGACGAAGGGGTGACGGTACCCCAGGAATAAGCCTCGGCTAACTCTGTGCCAGCAGCCGCGGTAAGACAGAGGAGGCGAGCGTTATCCGGAGTTATTGGGCGTAAAGGGTACGTAGGCGGCTGGTCAAGTCTGGGGTTAAAGACCACAGCTTAACTGTGGGGGGGCCTTGGAAACTGACCGGCTGGAGTGGGGCAGGGGTTGCGGGAATTCCCGGTGTAGCGGTGAAATGCGTAGATATCGGGAAGAACACCTGAGGCGAAAGCGCGCAACTGGGCCCTAACTGACGCTGAGGTACGAAAGCTAGGGGAGCGAATGGGATTAGATACCCCAGTAGTCCTAGCCGTAAACGATGGACACTAGACGTTGGCCGTATCGACCCGGTCAGTGTCGTAGCTAACGCGTTAAGTGTCCCGCCTGGGGAGTACGCACGCAAGTGTGAAACTCAAAGGAATTGACGGGGGCCCGCACAAGCGGTGGAGCATGTGGTTTAATTCGATGCAAAGCGAAGAACCTTACCAGGGCTTGACATGCCGCGAACCCTGCGGAAACGTGGGGGTGCCTTCGGGAGCGCGGACACAGGTGGTGCATGGCTGTCGTCAGCTCGTGTCGTGAGATGTTGGGTTAAGTCCCGCAACGAGCGCAACCCTCGTCCTTAGTTGCCAGCATTGAGTTGGGCACTCTGGGGAGACTGCCGGTGACAAACCGGAGGAAGGTGGGGACGACGTCAAGTCAGCATGCCCCTTATGCTCTGGGCTACACACGTGCTACAATGGCGCGGACAAAGGGCAGCGAACGCGCGAGCGGGAGCCAATCCCAAAAACCGCGTCTCAGTTCAGATCGCAGGCTGCAACTCGCCTGCGTGAAGGCGGAATCGCTAGTAATCGCAGATCAGCATGCTGCGGTGAATACGTTCCCGGGCCTTGTACACACCGCCCGTCACACCATGGGAGCTGGCCATGCCCGAAGTCGGAGCACCCGCCGAAGGCAGGGCTGGTGACTGGGGTGAAGTCGTAACAAGGTAGCCGTACCGGAAGGTGCGGCTGGATCACCTCCTTTTAGGGAGACCCAGCTTGGGAGTCCTCGAGTAGCGAGCGGACGACCAGAGGTTATCCCAGGTCGGTCGGGGTTGAGGGGGTGGTTGACTGGGTTCTGGTGAGGCGGTGGGGATGGGCTATTAGCTCAGGTGGTTAGAGCGCACCCCTGATAAGGGTGAGGTCCCTGGTTCGAGTCCAGGATGGCCCACTGCCTGGCTGGTAGGGGCTGGGTCAGGTCTGGGCTGGGGGTATAGCTCAGTGGGTAGAGCGCTGCCTTTGCACGGCAGAAGTCAGCGGTTCGAGTCCGCTTACCTCCACCAAAGGCGGGGAAGCAGGTTGGCTGAGAGCCTAGGGAAGGGAGTAGGCTTACAGCCGGTCTGAGCCGGCCAGCACTTTGAAAACTGCATAGCAAGAGAGCCGAGCAGGTAGGACACCGATGGATGCGGTCAAGTGAGCTAAGGGCGCACGGTGGATACCTAGGCACACAGAGGCGAGGAAGGGCGTGCTACCGACGAAACGCTGCGGGGAGCTGGAAGGAAGCGGTGATCCGCAGGTACCCGAATGGGGCAACCCGGCAAGGCGAGAGCCTTGTCACCCTTAGCTGAATCCATAGGCTAAGGGGGCGAACGCGGCGAACTGAAACATCTTAGTAGCCGCAGGAAGAGAAAACAACCGTGATTTCCTCAGTAGCGGCGAGCGAACGGGAAAGAGCCTAAACCGCTTAGCTACGGCTAGGCGGGGTTGTGGGACGGCCAGAAGGTAGCCGGAAGGCTAGGCGAAGCAGCTGGAATGCTGCACCAGAGAAGGTGAAAGTCCTGTAGCCGAAAGCTGGAAGGCGCCGGCCGGATCCCGAGTAGCACGGGGCAGGTGAAATCCCGTGTGAATCGGCGAGAACCATCTCGCAAGGCTAAATACTCCTGTGTGACCGATAGTGAACCAGTACCGTGAGGGAAAGGTGAAAAGAACCCCGGGAGGGGAGTGAAAGAGAGCATGAAACCGTGTGCCTACAAGCAGTGGGAGCCCGATTGAACGGGTGACCGCGTGCCTGTTGAAGAATGAGCCAGCGAGTTACAGCGTGGGGCAGGTTAAGGCGGGAATGCCGGAGCCAAAGGGAAACCGAGTCTGAATAGGGCGTTGGTCGCACGCTGTAGACCCGAACCTGGGTGATCTAACCATGGCCAGGCTGAAGCTTGGGTAAAGCCAAGTGGAGGGCCGAACCGGTTGATGTTGAAAAATCATCGGATGAGCTGTGGTTAGGGGTGAAATGCCAATCGAACCCAGAGCTAGCTGGTTCTCCCCGAAATGCGTTGAGGCGCAGCGTCGACAGGTACCTGGTGGGGTAGAGCTCTGAATCGATGCGGGCGGCGAGAGCTGTACCAAATCGAACCAAACTGCGAATACGCCAGGGTTAGTCGGCAGTGAGACGGTGGGGGATAAGCTCCATCGTCGAGAGGGGAACAGCCCAGACCACCAACTAAGGCCCCCAAGACATCGCTCAGTGGTTAAGGAGGTGGGGGTGCGAAGACAACCAGGAGGTTGGCTTAGAAGCAGCCACCCTTTAAACAGTGCGTAACAGCTGACTGGTCAAGCGCCCTTGCGCCGAAAATGAACGGGACTAAGCGATGCGCCGAAGTTGTGGATGTGAATGGTAGGGGAGCGTTCCGCACTAGGGTGAAGCGGTAGCGTGAGCAGCCGTGGACGAGGCGGAAGTGAGAATGTTGGCTTGAGTAGCGCAAACATTGGTGAGAATCCAATGCCCCGAAAACCCAAGGGTTCCCCCGGAAGGTTCGTCCGCGGGGGGTTAGTCGGGACCTAAGGCGAGGCCGACAGGCGTAGTCGATGGACACAGGGTTGATATTCCCTGACTGGCAATTGGAGCTGAGGAGGGACGCACGAGAGCTAGCCACACCCTGAATGGATTGGGAGGGGTCTACGGACTCCGCGTGGTGAAGGGTAGTGCCAAGAAAAGCTCGTAGGCGATGAAGGTTGTCACCCGTACCCGAAACCGACACAGGTGGGTGGGTAGAGGATACCGAGGGGCGCGAGATAACCCTCTCTAAGGAACTCGGCAAAATGACCCCGTAACTTCGGGAGAAGGGGTGCCAGCGCGAGCTGGCCGCAGTGAAAGGGCCCAGGCAACTGTTTACCAAAAACACAGGTCTCTGCTAAGTCGCAAGACGACGTATAGGGGCTGACGCCTGCCCAGTGCCGGAAGGTTAAGGAAGTCGGTTAGCGCAAGCGAAGCTGGCGACCGAAGCCCCGGTGAACGGCGGCCGTAACTATAACGGTCCTAAGGTAGCGAAATTCCTTGTCGGGTAAGTTCCGACCCGCACGAAAGGCGTAATGATCTGGGCGCTGTCTCGGAGAGGGACTCGGCGAAATAGACGTGTCTGTGAAGATGCGGACTACCTGCACCTGGACAGAAAGACCCTATGAAGCTTTACTGTAGCCTGGAATTGGGTTCGGGCCTTGCTTGCGCAGGATAGGTGGGAGACTGGGAAGTACCCCTTGCGGGGGGTATGGAGTCGCCGGTGAGATACCACTCTGGCAGGGCTAGAATTCTAACTTTCCGCCCGGAAGCGGGGGAAAAGACAGTTTCAGGTGGGCAGTTTGACTGGGGCGGTCGCCTCCTAAAAGGTAACGGAGGCGCGCAAAGGTTCCCTCAGACTGGTTGGAAATCAGTCGTAGAGTGCAAAGGCATAAGGGAGCTTGACTGCAAGACCTACAAGTCGAGCAGGGACGAAAGTCGGCCTTAGTGATCCGACGGCGCTGAGTGGAAGGGCCGTCGCTCAACGGATAAAAGTTACTCTAGGGATAACAGGCTGATCTCCCCCAAGAGTTCACATCGACGGGGAGGTTTGGCACCTCGATGTCGGCTCATCGCAACCTGGGGCGGAAGTACGTCCCAAGGGTTGGGCTGTTCGCCCATTAAAGCGGTACGTGAGCTGGGTTCAGAACGTCGTGAGACAGTTCGGTCCATATCCGGTGCAGGCGCGAGAGGATTGAGAGGAGCTCTCCCTAGTACGAGAGGACCGGGAGGGACGCACCGCTGGTGTACCAGTTATCGTGCCAACGGTAGACGCTGGGTAGCCATGTGCGGAGTGGATAACCGCTGAAAGCATCTAAGTGGGAAGCCCACCTCAAGATGAGTCCTCTGTTAAGGTCCCGGGAAGACGACCCGGTAATAGGCTCTAGGTGGAAGTGCAGCAATGCATGCAGCCGAGGAGTCCTAATAGACCGTCTGCTTGACCCAACTGCAGGGGTGTTCTGCCTTCTCTTGCTGTGCAGCTTTCAAGGTGTTTTTCCCTTTGCCTGGTGCCTATGGCGATGTGGAACCACGCCGACCCCATCCCGAACTCGGACGTGAAACGCATCAGCGGCGAACCTACTTGAGGGGTGACCCTCCGGTAACCTAGCTCGGTGCCAGGCTCATCTCTCCACACCAACCCCCCAATACAAGGGGGGTTAATTTTCATCTGGGGGTAAAACTTACGGGAAGTTTCTCCCTTGAGCTCGCCGTAAGAGTTCTGTGCGTTCCAGATGGTTGAAGATGGGCGTGATCAGCTCTGGACCGACGATGGGTTTACCAACGAAGTCATCCTCTCCCGCTTGAAAGACTTGTTCGAGTGTGTGAGGGTCTGGGTGGGCGATTAGGAAGAGTATCGGGATCTTGCTCCAATCTCGGTCGTTTAATTCCGACATTATTTGATTAAGCTGCTCCCAAAAGTCTTTTGGGATCGAGAGGGAGTACAGGTCAAGTCTCCAGGGATCCAGTGGTTCTCTCAGCGCAAGGACGAATGACTTGTTGTCATCCACAACTAAAATCCTTTTTCTCTCGAGATTTGAGGCTTCATTTTTGGCATAATCTAGTTGCTCGTTGAGAAT
This window harbors:
- a CDS encoding glycoside hydrolase family 31 protein, producing MLEPGEIFGQFPARPPQRQTCGSLQELQIHPRGIQLLCRQGCWSVQVLTPRLLRLRFSPSGEFLPRRSWDVALADEEWPPAFFELQESPTQVHLATSQVQLQIDRDPLRFSFRDPQGQVFCADLPAGLSWGSDDIRLVKSLHPAERIYGLGERAGLLNKRGRRYSHWTRDCWGYDAQSDNLYLAIPFALVLRPGLSYGLFLHCTHWSQFDLGQADPKQWAIEVRAPELDYYLIYGPTPALVLQTYTQLTGRTTLPPLWALGYQQCRWSYASAAQVLAVAKQFRQRQIPCDAIYLDIDYMRGYRVFTWDPRRFPEPAQLMAQLHEAGFRGVAIVDPGVKFDPEADYAVFDEGLAQDFFIRRADGHLFHGYVWPGKVLFPDFSCPEVRRWWGSWQRVLTQAGVDGIWNDMNEPALNDRPFGDGGQIVDIPPDAPQGPPEERTTHAEVHNLYGLLMARASREGLEQLNPARRPFVLTRSGFAGIQRWAAVWTGDNQSSWEHLEMSLPMLLNLGLSGVSFVGADIGGFGGNATPELFARWMQMGILYPLMRGHSALGTRPHEPWSFGPEVEAIARQAIQLRYRLLPYLYSLFWESSQTGSPILRPLFYEFPDDPQTYEISDQALLGSALLAAPVVRPGVRCRAVYLPAGTWFDWWTGQAQRGPGSILVPASLEQLPLFVRGGSILPLAPPCQSTAHLRRDQLHLRLYPGDGSFTLYEDDGQTLAYQSGHWATTTFCLRQEAHQLVLEIQPRQGSWIPPQRNWILEPLGQSPLILADSGQAQQIRLPTPEGSRP
- a CDS encoding peroxiredoxin family protein; this translates as MGIVIGTAAPDFNLPAVGKGIPKGATISLGAYRGKSKVLLAFYPADFSPVCTSEMRCFREDWGAFRAAGCEILGISSDPLSRHEAFAEQLKLEFPLLSDVDRKVSQLYGVDSFLGTRRAYFVVDSQGILRYQHVEWLPIFKRDNRELLEAVRAVG
- a CDS encoding response regulator, translated to MLTKDADLKRMLLQKPIDPDAIFKILNEQLDYAKNEASNLERKRILVVDDNKSFVLALREPLDPWRLDLYSLSIPKDFWEQLNQIMSELNDRDWSKIPILFLIAHPDPHTLEQVFQAGEDDFVGKPIVGPELITPIFNHLERTELLRRAQGRNFP